A region of Rhizorhabdus wittichii RW1 DNA encodes the following proteins:
- a CDS encoding transcriptional regulator, LuxR family (PFAM: regulatory protein, LuxR), which yields MPLLRRADMLVSNRKQGGSGEKALLHRTLPIDSPQTSTGWEARLACVILTIGTPRFTHHLHHAIGSLLPTSHVTIVEFSPALTPSIFLISSMRDEERAAQSAREYFDEFYKYDPNYSAIGEIAQTKAMSIVHPDCNDFSKFYRNRFFSDQKISDKLTIINENNGSIISSNIYKDQDNGMFTAAEIDNITMLAPIISAAVSRHCQALSLARIDLDMIIYAMAAKQAISFTARENDVCRGILRGQSSEAIGLSLGIATSSVITHRKNLYRKLNIVSQAELFSQAFDAVVIPS from the coding sequence TTGCCCCTGCTTCGTCGCGCGGATATGCTCGTATCAAACCGAAAACAGGGTGGCAGCGGAGAGAAGGCATTGCTTCATCGGACGCTTCCGATCGATAGTCCGCAAACCAGTACCGGCTGGGAGGCGCGGCTTGCCTGCGTGATCCTGACGATTGGCACACCGCGCTTCACGCATCATCTTCACCATGCGATTGGCAGCCTGTTGCCCACCAGCCATGTCACCATCGTGGAATTCTCTCCGGCGCTCACGCCGAGCATCTTCCTGATCAGCAGCATGCGCGACGAGGAGCGTGCAGCCCAGTCGGCGCGGGAATATTTTGACGAATTCTACAAATATGACCCGAATTACTCCGCGATTGGTGAGATCGCCCAGACCAAGGCTATGTCGATCGTCCATCCAGATTGCAACGATTTCAGTAAATTTTACAGGAACAGATTTTTCAGCGATCAGAAAATCTCCGATAAGTTGACGATAATCAATGAGAATAATGGATCCATAATCTCATCGAACATTTATAAAGATCAAGATAACGGCATGTTTACCGCTGCTGAAATCGATAATATCACCATGCTTGCGCCGATCATTTCCGCAGCCGTGTCAAGGCATTGCCAGGCACTCAGCCTGGCACGTATTGATTTGGACATGATCATTTATGCAATGGCGGCGAAACAGGCCATTTCCTTTACCGCGCGCGAGAATGACGTATGCCGCGGCATATTGCGTGGCCAATCATCCGAAGCCATCGGGCTTTCGCTCGGCATAGCCACGTCCAGCGTCATCACCCATCGCAAGAATCTGTACCGCAAGCTCAACATCGTCTCGCAGGCGGAGCTTTTCTCGCAGGCCTTCGATGCGGTCGTCATACCTTCCTGA